One genomic segment of Chitinophaga parva includes these proteins:
- a CDS encoding DUF6620 family protein codes for MSENPLLAPIHGITLEDYSAACAKLGSGLSEEDVAKALGVEVPVWQEANLLWPERMKQDSSFQIVTLFGQYFGQADQHPKFSNPAPNASGAGNANTDRIKSDKDFYQELEVARSVAYEYGLDGAQWIADTYGITLGDFQIAASRWNEQIHKDLEANFEAYTAQQQAYKAKYQQQFAQAQGGNVADDIEF; via the coding sequence ATGTCTGAAAATCCGTTATTAGCCCCCATTCACGGCATTACCCTGGAAGATTACAGCGCAGCCTGCGCAAAATTAGGCAGTGGCCTCAGTGAAGAGGACGTGGCAAAAGCCCTGGGCGTGGAAGTACCGGTATGGCAGGAGGCCAACCTGTTGTGGCCCGAACGTATGAAGCAGGACAGCTCCTTCCAGATCGTGACCCTGTTTGGCCAGTATTTTGGCCAGGCAGACCAGCACCCCAAATTCAGCAACCCGGCGCCAAACGCCTCCGGCGCGGGAAATGCAAATACAGACCGGATAAAATCGGATAAAGATTTTTACCAGGAACTGGAAGTGGCCAGGAGCGTGGCATACGAATATGGCCTGGATGGCGCACAGTGGATCGCTGATACCTACGGCATTACGCTGGGAGATTTCCAGATCGCAGCGTCGCGCTGGAATGAGCAGATCCATAAAGACCTGGAAGCCAACTTTGAGGCCTATACGGCGCAGCAGCAGGCATACAAGGCTAAATACCAGCAGCAGTTTGCCCAGGCACAAGGTGGTAATGTGGCGGACGATATTGAATTTTAA
- a CDS encoding RNA polymerase sigma factor, whose translation MQQLALGDREAFTTIYQQYHAGIYNYLLKFTRNPALTEDLVHDVFLKIWEVRAQLDIRKSFDSYLYRLARNTALNQLNRLALYDTIRDELLHRLSLDATDQPLMNALETKQYEALLQKALDSLPPQRREAFILCRQQGRSYEEAAAMMHISRNTFKQHLSLAVKSIRDYLLEHGNISLLILLVSLK comes from the coding sequence TTGCAACAATTAGCCCTCGGTGACCGGGAGGCATTTACCACCATCTACCAGCAATACCACGCTGGTATCTATAATTATCTGCTCAAATTCACCCGGAATCCCGCGTTGACGGAAGACCTGGTGCACGATGTATTCCTGAAGATCTGGGAAGTGCGCGCCCAGCTGGATATCCGCAAGTCGTTCGACAGCTATTTATACCGCCTGGCCCGCAACACGGCCCTGAACCAACTAAACCGCCTGGCCCTCTACGATACCATCCGCGATGAGCTGCTCCACCGGCTCTCTCTCGATGCCACGGACCAGCCCCTCATGAATGCGCTGGAAACCAAACAGTATGAAGCCCTCCTGCAAAAGGCCCTGGACAGCCTGCCACCCCAGCGCCGCGAAGCATTCATCCTCTGCCGCCAGCAGGGCAGAAGTTACGAGGAAGCCGCCGCCATGATGCATATTTCCCGCAATACCTTTAAACAACACCTTTCCCTGGCGGTAAAGTCCATTCGCGACTACCTGCTGGAACATGGCAATATCTCTCTCCTCATCCTGCTCGTATCCCTGAAATAA
- a CDS encoding FecR family protein — MAPSNFPKDLFQKLLDGTLTDPESVTLFAWFRENPDSTDPALESLLEQAYHRSFAAPPALLPGAGDRILHRLMESTTPVVRMRRRWLQYAAAAALLVAVAGTATILVMRQRPATPLAGNVIKPGKHGNYATLTLGNGTQIQLDSAHGNIVRSGDLLVDNHKGELDYQGQAGSAELHTLTTPKGGQYKLLLPDGTIVWLNAGSSITYPTAFNETSRQVKMTGEAYFEIKQAAARPFVVNVAGKASVEVLGTAFNVNAYADEPGIRTTLLQGSVRMHVQDASAVLHPGQQAVIKDAQLQVTSADTATTVAWKDGLFRFDHTSLDEVLRQVARWYDLEVVYETGIPHLPLSGEIKRDLDLEQALSVLRNLGLHYRLEGRQLIVTP; from the coding sequence ATGGCGCCAAGTAATTTTCCTAAAGACCTCTTTCAAAAACTGCTGGACGGGACCCTCACAGATCCCGAAAGCGTCACTTTGTTTGCATGGTTCCGGGAAAACCCTGACAGTACTGATCCTGCACTGGAATCCTTACTGGAGCAGGCATACCACCGCTCTTTTGCAGCGCCGCCGGCATTGCTGCCCGGCGCCGGTGACCGCATCCTGCACCGCCTCATGGAAAGCACCACCCCGGTGGTGCGCATGCGCCGGCGCTGGCTGCAATATGCCGCAGCAGCGGCTTTGCTGGTGGCTGTTGCCGGAACTGCTACCATACTGGTCATGCGCCAGCGGCCGGCCACACCGCTGGCAGGCAATGTGATCAAGCCCGGTAAACATGGCAACTATGCCACGCTGACCCTGGGCAACGGTACACAGATCCAACTGGATAGCGCGCACGGGAATATCGTTCGCAGTGGTGACCTCCTGGTGGATAACCACAAAGGTGAACTGGACTACCAGGGACAAGCCGGCAGTGCGGAACTGCATACGCTCACCACGCCCAAGGGCGGGCAATATAAACTGCTCCTCCCCGATGGCACCATCGTATGGCTGAATGCTGGCTCCAGCATCACCTACCCTACCGCGTTCAACGAAACCTCCCGCCAGGTGAAAATGACCGGCGAAGCTTATTTCGAGATCAAACAAGCCGCCGCCAGGCCGTTTGTCGTGAATGTAGCAGGGAAAGCATCGGTAGAGGTGCTGGGCACCGCGTTCAACGTAAATGCTTATGCAGATGAACCGGGCATCCGCACCACTTTATTACAGGGTAGTGTGAGAATGCACGTGCAGGATGCCTCCGCAGTACTGCACCCGGGGCAACAGGCAGTGATCAAAGACGCACAACTCCAGGTCACCAGCGCGGACACCGCCACCACCGTGGCCTGGAAAGATGGACTATTCCGCTTTGACCACACCTCACTCGATGAAGTATTAAGGCAAGTGGCCCGCTGGTACGACCTGGAAGTGGTGTATGAAACGGGAATACCACACCTCCCGCTCAGCGGTGAAATAAAAAGGGACCTCGACCTGGAACAGGCGCTTTCAGTACTTCGTAATCTGGGACTGCATTACAGGCTCGAAGGCAGGCAATTGATCGTAACACCATAA